ttaataTTCTGTACCTGGGTTGAAATGCTGCTGTGGAATTTATAAATTTGAATTTAtaaaaagatctggaattaagaatctgctaatgaccatgaaaccattgttggttgttggaaaaaccgaTTTGGCTGACTAATGCCCTTCATAAGTCAGGAGCGCAATGAAATGCTCCCCACCTGCCcagatgggtgcagttccaacaacactcaagaagcttgacaccatccaggccaaagtatctcgcttgattgacaccacacccacaaacatccattccctccaccactgatgcttactagcagcagtgtatactatctgcgagatgctctgcagaaattcaccaaagatcctcagacagcatattccaaagccacgaccacttccatctagaaggacaagggcagcagatacacacaaacaccactACCTGACAGTACCGcaccaaggcactcaccatcctaaaTTACAAATATATCGCAGTTCCTCCGCTGTCACTAAGCCAAAATTGCAGAATCCCCTACCAAAgagtattgtgggtcaacatagagcagcagtttaagaagacagctcactgtcAACTTCTTGAGGGCAGCTAGGCACAAGCACTAAATGCTAGCCATCCAACAATGCTACTTTCCACGAAAAAGAAATTAGTGTCTGCACCCTGTGGTGTCTGTATTCTTTCATGTGGTTATTGGTCAGTTGTGCACTGATACGGTGGAGAAGCTGTTGTAATTGTGTAGATGTACAGTAGCATTCCTTACTCCTCATGTAATCTAATCTCAGACATTGTACATGCCTCTCTCATTTTGATCAGGAACTTCTCGAGATTCGAAAGGAAATTGGTTCTGCAATTGACTCTTCAACTGCTGCATACGAAGCCAGGTGAGACACCCTGCCCATGGGACACAATTCTCAATGCTATTTACTTATGTTGAAAAATAGCAGATcaagagtgttctgaaatatccCATCCCTGTGTGAGCTCAAGATGATTTTGAAGTGGAGAATGCTGGAAACACACTTATGTGAATTGCTGCCAGTGCCCTGGATATAAATCTGGTATACATCAGACTGAACTCAGTACAGTCGATTAAAATTGGCTTAACGAATACCCCATTACAAACAGCGTCTCCTACACCTTGCTTTCATCTTCAGTTCTGTGTATAATCATCTCCAAGTTGGAGAATATagggcaaatggaatgctgtggcATTGGAATGTACGTATATTTCAGAGTTCCAGCCTGATGAGGAAAATCTTACGACACAGAGAGGGAGCTGTTTGCAATTAATTCCTGCACATTTGAACCAACCATTTGAAGCAATGCAAAGCTGTGGCATATCCACCAGTAAATTTATAGGTCATAGCCTGCATTGAGTTGATAGATTTCACGTAATTAAAACATTATAATTGGGCTGAATGCCCAAGGGCTAGAATCAGAGATAAATAGCCTCGTTCCTGATCCTTAGCTAACAATTCCACAGACATTGGTTATGGACAGGATCTGGCCTAACTTTGATGCCCTGTGGTCCAGCAGGACACAGATATACACGGTCACAGCTAACTCTTACGTGGTCTAGAAAACCATTCCATTATCTCAAGAGCCATCACAAAGTAttgaactgcagcagctcaaaGAGAAGACTCAGTGCCACTTTTTCAAAGATAGCTAGAAGATGGACAAAAATGTTGGTCTTGCTGAGACTGATGTACTGAAGAGTGGCCTGTACCTGTGGAAGCAAACTCCAGTGAGGAATCAGCATCTTGCAGTGAGAATGAAAGAGAATATTGCTTTTTCTGTGTAAGGTAGGGACAGCTGTGTCTGGCTGATCTCTTTACGATGATCTACTGTAGGGATGAGGCACAGACAAAGATGCAGCAAGTGAAGGAGAAGGCAGAGAAGGATCTGGCACTGCATGCGGCTGAGATGAAGGAACTTCAGAGAGTGATTGACCATGACAGGAAGTTGAAGGAATTCATGGGAATTAAAACTCAGGAGCGGTTGAGTGAAGACATGGCATTACACGGCATGCACAAGCAAggtaaaaaaatgttaaaaattccCTCATCGACAGAGACATCAGTTAATGATGCACCCTTGCTACGTGAGGGGCAAGTGTTTTTAATTCTGAAGGTGTGGATGTCATTAGCATGTCTGACATTCGTTATCCATCTATATTTAAGCAGTAATGATACAACAGAGTGTCTCATTCAGAAAGAAGTGGCGTATTGGGCAGGAAGTTGGAGCTTGGTCAAAAAATGGCCACGATTGTGTTGAATGGTCATGGACAGTCTGcatagcctaatcctgttcctgtttctaaaGTTCTCGGGCCACTTCCGGGATCAGTTATGAAGCAACCACATTAATGTGGGACTGGAGACAGATATAGATCgtgaccaggtaaggacaatccttccctgaaggacaatgGTTAACCAGTTGTGTTTTTATTATAGTCTGACAGCTTTGTAGTCACATTTACTgacaacaaatttttaaaaactgaattcaaattctcaaactgGACTTGTGGGAATTAAGATCAAACTCCCTCGATCGTAACTCCACATATACCCATACGCTATTGTACCACATTGTCTCCATGTGACGTGAGAGCCACCTGACCAAATAACCCACCACCACCCATCTCCAGTTCAGCTCAATGATCACTGAATAAGGACATTTGAGCTTGGTACACAGAGATGTGCTGAAGTTAACTATCATTTTAACAGTGCAGCCCGCACAAAACTGGGGAGACCATGGCCTAGTGGGATTATAggtagattgttaatccagaaactcagctaaagttctggggacctggatttgaatctggCCATGGCAGAgtgtagaatttaaattcaaatgaaacatatctggaattaagaatctactgatgactatgaaaccgTTGTCAGAAAAgaccacctgattcactaatgtccttcaggaaagaaatctgccatccttacctggataacaaagtctggagctggatgaacacagcaggccaagcagcatcttaggagcacaaacagcttttgtgctcctgagatgctgcttggcctgctgtgttcatccagctccacactttgttaccttggattctccagcatctgcagttcccattatcactgccatccttacctggtctggcctccatgtgactccagacccacagcaatgtgattaactctcaactgccctctggcaaaTTAGCGACAGGTAATGAATGCTGGCTGAACCAATGACacacatcctgtcaatgaataaacaaaaaatgttgggaAATCTAACTAAAGGGAACCATGCAGCATCATTTTCAAACTCTTCCTTTTGAACTCTGACCATGCTTCTAAATGGGAAGATTCATaagtgaaaaatgtacaaagtaGTACCACTAAGAGAAAGACTGTCTTATAATAACAGTAAatatacttcaaaagtaatttgctatctgtaaagcactttgggatatcaTGGAGTCGAGCGACATAAATGCAAATCTCTCTTTAAAATTCATTGGTGTCCTCGAATCTTGTCCTAAGAACGTGGAGACTCAGCAAGGAAAAAGAAGGACACGGGAGAAGAGACTGTGGAGATGTATGAAGCTGCCTTCCAGCAGATCCGAGCACTCACAGGAGAGGACAATCTGAACATGGTGGTGGCAAAATTCAAAGAAGGTGAGGCAACACTTTCAATGCATCACTAGGAGAGAGACCTCAGTCAAGTAGCACAGTCAGAACAAAGGaactatctctgtttctctggtTCAGTGGAGAGGGTGCAAGGGTTGATTGAGGGAGCCGGAATTAGGAGTCATGGTAATGGGGTGGGCAGGGGGAGCTATGGGTTAAGGGAAGGAGTCAAGCACAGGGTGTATATTGTGGTGCCTGGTTACTCTGTTCGATCAGGGATCATCAGTTTTCATGATGTTgtcattcatttctttttttaaatcacaCTTGACAGGATGGTGGTGTTGGTACAATCACAAAGCAATCCCAGCCTTGTTTAAAGCTCTCGTCTTAGGAAACATAACAAAGAACTCACCATTCTAACATTTGACAAACAGCACGTGTCATTATTGCAGGATATGATTTATTTACAGAGGTAATGATCCAGCGAGTAACCAAGTTTAGAagtctgaaataagaacaaaaagtaCTGAACATATTCTttagggctggcagcatctgtttaaaaaaaacagaagcagagttaacattttgtgaggAATACATATATATTTATGGACTACGAGGAACAGCAATATGCAACTATCTAGACATTTCTGGGTTGAGGACGCTTTGTCATGTGATTTCTTAGAAATGAAAAGTCAAGAGGTCAAAGAAAACTGCCGATTGTTTTTTACTGAAAATGCAAGTTATCTTGAGAGAAGACTTTAATGGAGCTTTTGAGAGTGATAAGAGTGAATTTCATGGCCtttaatttgctggaaaaacagaCACAGAAAAACCCTAGAGCCTGTGCTGTTCATTGCTGGGTGTTTACACAGACTTAAATAGTTGTTGAAGAAACTTGCAATGGAaagcagctctctctctctcagatggCAAAAAACAAACCTTAAAATAAAGCCACCTGATAAAATTTTAAAAGTCAGAACTTCTAGCTATTATTCATCCATCAGCAAATTAATCTTATCAATAGAGAATTGGGTGAACTGTGAGAAATAAACTTATTCTATCTGCAGAATTCATACTTTTGACTACGGTGGTGTTGTTATTCCTTTTTTACCGATTTCCTCAAACCCATGCAGAGCTGTGTAGTATTGCCTATGTATGAACAAGTGTTTGGGATTAAGGCGATATAATTCTGAATAGTAGCTTGGTTGTTCACTATTTTTGCCATATGTTTGAAGAAGAAACCTTGCTTATAATAAATAAGTATATTTTCTTCACACTCTGAAACTAAAATTAAAGAGAAACAAATTTGCTGTTTTGATGATTCAGTAAACATTTACATTTTTGACATAGCTCTCGAGTAGTGGGACTTACTTCTACGCACACTCCTCCCATCAGAGTTGTAACAATTTCAACTCAATTACTTCTCATCAGAAATCAAGGGTCCTGGTGATAAAGGCTGGTGAAATGGCAGTGAGAGAGATTAGGATTTCTGTTACCTCTTTAACTGTTGGAATAGGGCTGAATATTTTCATTCTAACTCTCAGACTACACTGTTTATTTTCTGACAGTGGAAGATCGGAACTTTGCATTGTTTAATTACATCAATGAGCAGAACAGTGAGATTGAGAAACTGCAAGAGGAGATTGCTGATGTAAGTTttacaaaaatattttctttttactaACTTTTAATTCTTCAGAAACATAGGTTGAGAAAACACAAATTGGCACCAATTTTAATGACCCACTGAGGCAGATTCCAAACAGATTTCCAATCATTTTCTGTGGAGAGATGTTTGATGATCTGGAAGGACACCAGTCAGTGATCTCAGAGTAAAATTCTTTGGTGACAGTCAGCATTTTGACAGCTCAACACAGTTCTTCGTGTGAGCTGTCCAGCATCATTAGTGGGAAATAAGATCTGATACTTTCCATCGGGGGAATCAGAAGGGAAGGATATTTATGAAATTATTTGTTCCAAAggtgtcctggccaatgtttGTCCCTcaacaaatatttaaaaaggaacatttGGTCAGTATCTCTTTTCTGTTTGAGGGATTTTACTGCAGCCACGTTGGCTGTTACATTTCTCCACCAAATAATAATAACTGCACATCAAAATTTTCACAGTGAAAACTGTTTTGGCTTGTCTTGTACTTTTGAAAAGCATCATATAATTGTAGATGATAACAccgtatggagctggagaaacacagcaggccaggcaacatcagaggagcaggaaagttgatgtttcgggtcaggatccttcaaaaatggggaggggtaagggacctcagaaataaatagaggaggtgGGGGGCTGGGGCAGGTAGGTGGAATGGTAATAGatgagtgtagatagggagttgtggcgattggtcagtgaggtgagaggggcGGATagatggaagagaagatggacaagttgtgtcaggtcaaggaagcgggatgagagggagggttggacgtgAGATGAagctgagggtggggagattttaaaactggtgaattccatgtttagatcattgggctgtaagctccggAGGTGGAAAATCGagctgctgctcctccagtttgcaagtggtgccattgtgacactagaggaggcccaaaatggacatgtcacccagggagtgggagggggagttacaaTGGTTGGCGACTAGAAgctgttgtcatttgtcatgaacagagcgcagacactctacaaagtggtctccaagtctacacttggtctcaccggcatagaggaggccacatcgggagcagtggaagCAGTCGGACAAGTTGACAGATGTGAGGGTGAACccctaatgtggaaggtttgttttgtgccttgaatggaggtgggggggggtgatgtagtacttcctgtggttgcagggaaaggtgctgtgcatggtggggctagtggggagtgtggagcagacgagggagtcatggagagtgtggtcactccgaaaggcagacaggggtggggagggaaatacctCTTTGGTATTttgggttggattgtaaatggcaaaaatggcagagaatgatatgttggatgtggatgttggtggggtgatatgtgaggactagggggattctgtctttatttttgttggggtaGGGGATATGAAGGCAGAAGTCAGAAGTGCAAGAAACACAAGAGGAGGAatgttacagtccttgaaataggaggacatctgggatgtgctgcctggcctgctgtgcttatccagcaccaaactgtgttatctctgactccagcatctgcagttcttgctatctctgatataAATGTAGGTTCCTACATTCATTTTGCATGTGTTTCCCTCAAAGTTGAAGAGCACTGGTCTATCCATTCAATTCTCTGACACCCCAGTTCTTCTCCTGTACGTTTTTTTTTAACGTAGATCCAGGCACAGATTGAAGCCTTCAAATTACAAGAGCAGCAAAGGGAGCAAGAACATAAAGTTATTCTAAAGAAGATTGAAATTCAACAGGAGGAAGCGAGCAAACAGGCCGCCGAACGTGACAACAGGATTAAAGGGGTCAGAAAGATACTGGACCAACTCAAAGAAAGTAAGCAAAAACCTTTATATTTATTGCATATTTATTTATTATATCAACGACATGCTCAGTGATTGTGTATCCACTGTCAGAAGATACAGGATGTGAAACCCACTACAGAACTGTCCAAATAAGCGGAGACCATACTTTAGCTTGGAACTTGTGTGGGCAGAGAGAACTCACGAAAGCCATCTTGCTACATTGGACTAACCTGTTACTGTCAGGGAGAAAGATAATTACAGACATGGATGAACTGTTGGCTGGTGAGACAGTTAATTAGCCCACAAATCTTTCCACAAATTGACACCGTAACAAAATTCTATCCAAGAGGGCAGTTTAAATATTGCCAATGGAAGATGAAGTTCCACTGTTAGAATGACTTTTTCATTCAATCTTTCTCACCTCCAATCCTCAAGATGTTCACTTTAGTGGAAGTATGGATCCAGAGATACTTGTCAGCTCTCTTATGAGATACAATTAAACATGATAAGCGGTTGTCCCTTCTCCAGAGCAATACATCTGGAGAATATAGCCTGTACCTGAACAGTCATGGGTGTGGAAAGAGATAAATGCAAactaacttttttttcattcattcatgggatatgaatTACTgtgactaggccaacatttattgcccatcactaattgcccagaaggcagttaagagtcaaccacattgatgtgggtctggagtcatgtataggccagaccaggtaaggatgatagatttctCTTCCTAAAGGACCTAAGTGGACAAGATTGATTTTACAACTCTAGAGCAAAGAATGGCTAAAATTTTGTGGTCAATAAATGAAGTGAAGAGACAAACCATTGGCATCAAATACAGTTACTTGCCAACATCAGGCAACATTTTGTAATATTTATTTTCTGAGCATAAATTGAATTTGGCACCCAATAAAACGGCTCTCCAAACATGCAGCAACTACAAAACCATCAAGCAGGGTAATAGTAAATAAATTGAAGAGTTCTCACAGGTGGCAAGCTATGAATTAAAATATGCTAATTATATTTTAGTTTATAAATTTTAGAGAATGTAATAAAAATTACAACGTCAGAACAGAATAAGTCGTTCAAATACTATAGGTTCTTAATGGAAATCACTTATATGCTTAAAGAAATTGAACTTTCATCATAATGGAAAGATTTGGCCTTccccagattttttaaaaaaaatagcctTTCAGTTCAAAGGGTTTGCCCAGTGAGCTAGTACAACATTTGTTATTAGTAAGGAATAACTTTTTAAGGGATTTTCAATCCCACAATTGTAGCTAAGAAGGCAAGTTCTCAGATCAGTTGTAACATCAGTGATTTATAAAGATTGCTGTCTTTGGGAATTTCAATGGCCTATCCTGTCATGTAGCAGAGAATCACTAGCAGCATCTTCTGGGTTTTGCTGTGCGTAGTTCGATGACAGAAGTTGCTACCAGTTGCAGAAACAATGACAGCAAGTGCTGACAGTTTCTGTGACATTACACAACTGCAAAATCTGGGCTAAAATTTCAATGAGCCAATCTGTCGAACAGGCCCTGAGGGAAGTGGTGGATCAGAGAGTATTGATCTATTTAAAGGCAAATTTGATAGATTTCTTTCTGAGTAACATGTTAAATTCccagatggaattttttttttgagactaAGTTTGGAGGTGGGCAGTTACCTCCACTTGGGACAGGTCAGATATTTGTAAAGAAACGACTTGGTTATAGAGGAGCCAGGTAATAGAAGACATCCATCCTCACTGGAGCCGAGAGGAAGAAGCTTATCCTGCCAGGTACTTGGCTCAAATATATAGTCATCTGTGAACACATCTGTTTCCCATGTTTGCTGAACAAGACTGCATTCATGAATGTAATTCCAGGTTGGGATGTTAATGAATTATTAAAGATAATGAATGACATTAATATATGCGAAAGAGGGTTCCTGACCATCAAGGTAAGGAAAGCTGCCCCTCCCTACAGATTGTGAGAACTTAATGGCAACTTTAACCAGCTgccaggaaaattgatgttttatttCCTATCTGATTTAAGTTCCATTGCCAATCTAAAAGCTCTGGAGTGCAGTCTGCCCAGTGTGAGAACAATTTGACACATGGTTTGTGTTCATTATCAGATGCTTGAGCAGAACACGTAAAACATTCAATTCCAGATCCATACATGGGCAGAGCTGCCTTGGTCTTTCTTGGGTCCAAATCCAATAAGAATCAGCACTAATGTGAACAGAAGAAAATAtgttctggtgaagagtcactggactcaaactgTTGACTctattttcttcccacagatgctgccatactactgagttttgccagcaatttttgttttttttttaaattcagcactaaaacattttaattgaaaGTTATTCCATCTACAGAAATTGATTCACTATTTACTAGAATGAACTGCGATCGATCtattttggatgaaatgttgGGATCTTCATCTGGAATCCGGGATAATAATGTGATGCAATACCTGGGCCTCATTGAGCAGCGCGCCAATGAACTACTGTCTATCCAATCCTACCTTGCATCCAAGGTATTGGTAAATGATGTGCTCAGTGTACACTCTGCTTTCATGGTATATTTTGAGTTTTGCATTGAGGGagaaaaccatttccactcctgaGCATTTTTTTGTTGTAACAAACACTCAGCTGACAACTGAGTGAGCTGACATTGTGAAAGAGCTAACATAGATGATATAGGCTGAACAGTATCCTTTTAGTACTGTCTGATACTAGTCCCAGAATGACTCAAATAAAAGTTTAGACAGAAAGCTGATTAAATATGTTCAGGTTGTGTTCAAACATGCTGGGTCTCTTTGACAATGAGTACAGTACTAACGATTACTGTTTTATATCCTGTTCATTCCAGGATTACAACAAGCCATATGACCCACGGGAAGCTGCCATTTTTTTGATGGGCCAGAATCTGAAAAAGCCCCCCCCGCCGGTCTACATTGAACCTCCCAGCACAGGGTCTGTACCTCCCATCTCAATTCCATCAATCAAGCtggggagagacagagatcagccataatcatgaaTTATAATCACATGGAGATTGCAAACTGTTCTGACCCAATTCCATAATTTTCTTCTTGGTTTATAAATCACTTTTTTCAGATCATTTACAAAACAAGAGGCTTTGCACTCACCTTCTGGATCACATGAGGAGTTGGTACAAAATCCACCAGGATCAAAATTTGAGGCAGTGCAAATATTGTATTAGCAGAGTAGCAGCCCACTTGGAATGAAAAAAGTCAATCAGGCATGTAAAGAcgtgcacggtggctcagtggtcagcactgctgcctcagagcaccaggggcccgggttcgattctaccctcaggaaATTGTGGAGgttgtacattcttcccgtgtctgcatgggtttcctccgggtgctccagtttcctcccaacagtccaaagatgtgcacgctaggtggattgaccatgctaaattgcccatgatgttCAGGGATATAAGgatggggatggatctgggttggatgctctgaggattggtgtggacttgttggcccaaagggcctatttccacactgcagggattctatgattttaaaataTGGCAGTATAAATGTTAGTGAGTCATTGTATTCGGGGAGAGGTGAAAATTGGTGATGAGGGgaggagtgggcagaggggagtGCAAAAAGATTACAATTAGATTTCTTCCCTGGATGATGTGGGTTGGAGAGTTCATTGACTGGTGGTAATGTTTGAGTAAAAATTTAACTCTTCCAGAAATGATAATGACAGTGACGTGGAATCTCCAGTGACTGATGAGGAAGAGAGGCCCCTGACTCAGAATGAACTACGGCAAAGAATACTGAAAGGGGTAAGGTCAGAGTGTGTGACCTTTTAAAGATCTTACAGCCTCCATTCCCTTCAATGAACTGATTAATATGCATTTTACTGTAAATAAAATCCAGCTCCTCCCCACTGTAACATTTTATTTGAACCCAATCACACTCCAGATACTAATCCTTTAAAACCCTTATTTTGCTTTACCACCACTCCTTAAGATGCTGACTCCTTATCACTGCAATACTACTAAATTGGGGCTGCTAATCTTCTGATACCTCATCCAAGTGATAGGTAACCACAGAAAACATTACAAATAGACTCATCAAAAAGGTTCATTATAAAAGGTAATTTAAGATGGTTGTCTTAATGTCTTTCATCTTTCACAATGTAAATCGGATATTGTGAAAATGTCTCAACCTTGCTGTTGTTTCCTCAGTTCTCATTGTTGGAAGAACTGAAACAGACAGAGTCATAAAAGCAAATACTTCATTTAGTGACTTGTGATTGGATCATTTGGCATAATGGAAGGAGAAAAGTTGCATTGAGGAAAGGGGGATTTTGAAACACCAACGATACCCGACTATATTACATTTGAAGCTCAGAATCAAAATGTCCGCAAACAGCGATCCCACCCAGAGTCAACTGGTTAAGCCGTAGGTGTCAGCTGTCTGTTGGCTGAGTCAGAACACTTGGTCTATATCTCATTCCAGAGACTTGAGCCCATTATCCAGGCTCCACATTCCAATGCAGAACTGAAGGAGCATTGCACTGTCAGCAatgcaataagaccataagacacagggatggaagtaaggtcatttggcccatcgagtccactctgccatttaatcacggctgatgggcatttcaactccacttacccgcactctccccgtagcccttgattccttgtgagatcaagaaatgatcaatctctgccttgaagccatttaacatcccggcctccactgtgctccgtggcaacgaattccacaggcccaccactctctgggtgaagaagtgtctcctcatttctgttgtaaatttaccccctctaattctaaggctgtgcccacgggtcctagtctccctgcctaacggaaacaacctcccagtgtccacccttt
The sequence above is a segment of the Stegostoma tigrinum isolate sSteTig4 chromosome 28, sSteTig4.hap1, whole genome shotgun sequence genome. Coding sequences within it:
- the odad1 gene encoding coiled-coil domain-containing protein 114 isoform X1; the protein is MPRGSASSNRSNASDGDMEGLAETELAKLQHQFRIMEGDRQAYTLESQQLLRKQLVEIENLEKDREELMLNLRLLGSKRNQKEDRENMESVQNMLSYQEELEDQIAREKQMITDLEHEIKMLKQKIFEQKKDLSKGANVQVMNEQVVKNIGIMEDRVDRALRKFNTQLTRNGELRKQIDTLRVERARFQQLQKKLGKELLEIRKEIGSAIDSSTAAYEARDEAQTKMQQVKEKAEKDLALHAAEMKELQRVIDHDRKLKEFMGIKTQERLSEDMALHGMHKQERGDSARKKKDTGEETVEMYEAAFQQIRALTGEDNLNMVVAKFKEVEDRNFALFNYINEQNSEIEKLQEEIADIQAQIEAFKLQEQQREQEHKVILKKIEIQQEEASKQAAERDNRIKGVRKILDQLKEKIDSLFTRMNCDRSILDEMLGSSSGIRDNNVMQYLGLIEQRANELLSIQSYLASKDYNKPYDPREAAIFLMGQNLKKPPPPVYIEPPSTGNDNDSDVESPVTDEEERPLTQNELRQRILKGVMRKEAKALKRSSHYDRSQQKF
- the odad1 gene encoding coiled-coil domain-containing protein 114 isoform X2, with translation MPRGSASSNRSNASDGDMEGLAETELAKLQHQFRIMEGDRQAYTLESQQLLRKQLVEIENLEKDREELMLNLRLLGSKRNQKEDRENMESVQNMLSYQEELEDQIAREKQMITDLEHEIKMLKQKIFEQKKDLSKGANVQVMNEQVVKNIGIMEDRVDRELLEIRKEIGSAIDSSTAAYEARDEAQTKMQQVKEKAEKDLALHAAEMKELQRVIDHDRKLKEFMGIKTQERLSEDMALHGMHKQERGDSARKKKDTGEETVEMYEAAFQQIRALTGEDNLNMVVAKFKEVEDRNFALFNYINEQNSEIEKLQEEIADIQAQIEAFKLQEQQREQEHKVILKKIEIQQEEASKQAAERDNRIKGVRKILDQLKEKIDSLFTRMNCDRSILDEMLGSSSGIRDNNVMQYLGLIEQRANELLSIQSYLASKDYNKPYDPREAAIFLMGQNLKKPPPPVYIEPPSTGNDNDSDVESPVTDEEERPLTQNELRQRILKGVMRKEAKALKRSSHYDRSQQKF